A DNA window from Streptococcus sp. LPB0220 contains the following coding sequences:
- a CDS encoding DNA polymerase III subunit alpha: protein MITQLDTKSVYTFMESLVTIKDYVQAAKSMGYGALGIMDVDNLYGAYEFIEACQAHNLSPLVGLEIGLKVDNETIPFRMMALSTKGYQNLMKMSTVKMMGKNNWEDVKHLTEGVAVIVPAPFASEDIPLGLDYFIGVFADTPDQEFSHPVLPLHTVRFFEAEDMEAMQMLAAIKDNQSLTETGQIDPRTVLKTPQDLQNDFAERFPQAIPNLEKLVQGIQYDIDTQLKLPRFNPQKPAVAELRELAQAGLLRKNLTSPVYQERLEHELDIIHQMGFDDYFLIVWDLLRFGRSQGYYMGMGRGSAVGSLVAYALEITGIDPVEKNLLFERFLNVERYTMPDIDIDIPDIYRPEFIRYVRDRYGSYHAAQIVTFSTFGAKQAIRDVFKRFGVPEYELTSITKRIGFRDTLTTAYEQNLAFRQVIHSRTEFERGFEIAKRIEGQPRQTSIHAAGVVMSDQDLTDHIPLKYGEDMFVTQYDAHAVEANGLLKMDFLGLRNLTFVQKMKEAVYEKYQEEIVIEAIDLEDQETLALFAAGDTKGIFQFEQAGAIRLLRRVRPNHFEEVVATTSLNRPGASDYIDNFVKRKHGQEKVDILDPAIEEILRPTYGIMLYQEQVMQVAQHFAGFSLGKADILRRAMGKKNATEMHKMEDDFVTGALKLGHTEEKAKEVFAIMEKFAGYGFNRSHAYAYCALAFQMAYFKVHYPDVFFDVMLNYSSSDYLTDALQFDFKVAPLSINTIPYRDKFQDRKIYLGMKNIKGLPRDLAYWIIDNRPFESVEDFILRLPNQYHKLPLLTPLVELGLFDNFEKNRRKVLHNLPNLFVFADELGSLFADSNYSWTEVEDFSQAEKYEKEEAIIGIGLSTHPLVAIGQTSPYEIQPISQLIQGEQARILVEVQAIRTIRTKLGELMAFLQVSDIKKKLDVTLFPETYNRFSSLIKEGGFYYLTGKVQERDGRLQMILAEAQLATNEKFWIQLLDHRQDQTILSILKKYPGPYPVVLRYEDEKKTLQLKGYTVQKNKELEDELKNLVMKTIYR, encoded by the coding sequence GTGATTACACAGCTAGATACCAAATCAGTCTATACCTTTATGGAAAGTCTTGTGACCATAAAAGACTATGTCCAAGCGGCTAAAAGCATGGGGTATGGCGCATTGGGAATCATGGATGTAGATAATTTGTATGGTGCTTATGAATTTATCGAAGCCTGTCAAGCCCACAACCTCAGTCCCTTGGTCGGTTTAGAAATTGGACTAAAAGTAGACAATGAAACAATTCCGTTTCGGATGATGGCCCTGTCAACGAAAGGCTACCAGAATCTGATGAAGATGTCGACCGTCAAAATGATGGGGAAAAACAATTGGGAAGATGTGAAGCACCTTACAGAAGGAGTAGCGGTCATTGTCCCAGCGCCTTTTGCTAGTGAAGACATACCGCTTGGTCTAGATTACTTCATCGGAGTTTTTGCCGATACGCCGGACCAAGAGTTTAGCCACCCTGTGCTTCCTCTTCATACTGTGCGTTTTTTTGAGGCGGAAGATATGGAAGCCATGCAGATGCTCGCGGCCATCAAGGACAATCAAAGCTTGACAGAAACAGGACAAATTGATCCTAGAACAGTCCTAAAAACTCCTCAGGATTTACAGAATGATTTTGCTGAGCGATTTCCTCAAGCCATCCCAAATCTTGAAAAACTTGTCCAAGGGATTCAATACGACATTGATACTCAGTTGAAATTGCCTCGCTTCAATCCTCAGAAACCAGCTGTTGCGGAATTGAGAGAATTAGCCCAAGCCGGTCTTCTTCGAAAGAACTTGACTAGTCCGGTCTATCAAGAACGTTTGGAGCATGAATTAGACATTATTCACCAAATGGGCTTTGATGATTATTTCTTGATTGTCTGGGATCTTCTTCGTTTCGGACGAAGTCAGGGATATTATATGGGAATGGGGCGTGGGTCTGCTGTCGGCTCACTGGTAGCTTATGCCCTGGAGATTACAGGGATTGATCCAGTGGAGAAGAACCTCCTCTTTGAACGCTTTTTAAATGTGGAGCGCTACACCATGCCGGATATTGATATTGATATTCCTGATATCTATCGTCCAGAATTTATCCGTTATGTGAGAGACCGTTATGGGAGTTACCATGCGGCTCAGATCGTGACCTTTTCAACCTTTGGGGCCAAACAAGCCATTCGAGATGTTTTTAAACGTTTTGGGGTACCAGAGTACGAATTAACCTCCATTACCAAGCGGATTGGCTTTAGGGATACACTGACGACAGCGTATGAACAGAATCTAGCTTTTCGACAAGTGATTCATAGTCGAACAGAATTTGAACGTGGCTTTGAAATTGCCAAAAGAATTGAGGGCCAACCTAGACAGACCTCGATCCATGCGGCGGGTGTTGTGATGAGTGACCAGGATTTGACGGATCACATTCCTCTCAAGTATGGAGAAGACATGTTTGTTACCCAGTACGATGCTCATGCGGTTGAAGCCAATGGTCTATTGAAGATGGATTTTTTGGGTCTGCGAAACTTAACCTTTGTTCAAAAAATGAAGGAAGCCGTCTATGAAAAGTACCAAGAAGAGATCGTGATTGAAGCCATTGATTTAGAAGATCAAGAAACCTTGGCCTTATTTGCTGCTGGGGATACCAAGGGGATTTTCCAATTTGAACAAGCAGGAGCTATCCGCCTTTTGAGACGTGTGAGACCCAATCATTTCGAAGAAGTGGTAGCGACCACCTCTCTCAATCGTCCAGGAGCTAGTGATTACATTGATAATTTCGTCAAAAGAAAGCACGGCCAGGAAAAAGTTGACATTCTGGATCCAGCTATTGAAGAAATCTTACGGCCCACTTATGGGATCATGCTTTACCAAGAGCAGGTTATGCAAGTTGCCCAGCATTTTGCAGGCTTTAGCCTTGGGAAAGCCGATATCTTACGTCGGGCCATGGGCAAAAAAAATGCGACTGAAATGCACAAGATGGAAGACGATTTTGTCACGGGTGCTCTTAAACTTGGTCATACGGAAGAAAAAGCCAAAGAGGTCTTTGCGATCATGGAAAAATTCGCAGGCTATGGGTTTAACCGTTCCCATGCCTATGCCTATTGTGCCTTGGCCTTTCAGATGGCCTATTTCAAGGTCCATTATCCAGATGTTTTCTTTGATGTTATGCTCAATTATTCGAGTAGCGATTATCTGACAGATGCTCTCCAGTTTGATTTTAAAGTCGCGCCATTATCCATCAATACCATCCCTTACAGAGATAAGTTTCAGGATCGAAAAATTTACTTGGGAATGAAAAATATCAAGGGACTTCCAAGAGATTTAGCGTATTGGATCATTGACAATCGTCCCTTTGAAAGTGTCGAAGATTTTATTTTACGCCTTCCTAATCAGTATCATAAATTACCTCTATTGACGCCTTTAGTAGAACTAGGGTTGTTTGATAACTTTGAGAAGAATAGACGCAAGGTGCTTCACAATTTGCCGAATTTATTTGTCTTTGCAGATGAGCTAGGCAGTTTGTTTGCGGATTCTAACTATTCCTGGACAGAAGTGGAAGACTTTAGCCAGGCTGAAAAATATGAGAAGGAAGAGGCCATTATTGGCATCGGGCTCAGTACCCACCCTTTGGTTGCGATTGGGCAAACGAGTCCCTACGAGATCCAACCAATTTCTCAACTCATACAAGGAGAGCAGGCGCGAATCCTCGTAGAAGTGCAAGCCATCCGGACCATTCGAACCAAGTTGGGGGAACTCATGGCTTTCTTACAAGTCAGCGATATCAAGAAAAAACTAGATGTGACCCTTTTCCCTGAAACCTACAATCGATTTTCCTCCTTGATAAAAGAAGGTGGCTTTTATTACTTGACGGGGAAGGTACAGGAGCGTGATGGGCGCTTACAGATGATTCTAGCAGAGGCTCAACTAGCGACTAATGAGAAATTCTGGATTCAGTTGCTCGATCATCGTCAGGATCAAACGATTCTTTCTATCTTGAAAAAATATCCAGGGCCATATCCTGTGGTATTACGCTATGAAGATGAGAAAAAAACTCTTCAATTGAAGGGCTATACAGTTCAGAAAAACAAAGAATTGGAAGATGAACTAAAGAATCTCGTTATGAAAACGATTTATCGGTAA
- the pfkA gene encoding 6-phosphofructokinase, producing MKRIAVLTSGGDAPGMNAAIRAVVRQAISEGMEVFGIYDGYAGMVAGKIQPLDASSVGDIISRGGTFLHSARYPEFAQREGQLKGIEQLKKHGIEGVVVIGGDGSYHGAMRLTELGFPAVGLPGTIDNDIVGTDFTIGFDTAVTTAMDAIDKIRDTSSSHHRTFVIEVMGRNAGDIALWAGIASGADEIIIPEEGFKIEDVVESIKEGYAKGRTHNIIILAEGVMSADEFGKALKEAGDESDLRVTELGHIQRGGSPTARDRVLASRMGAHAVKLLKQGIGGVAVGIRNEKMVENPILGKAEEGALFSLTEDGKIVVNNPHKADLGLAELNRSLSSI from the coding sequence ATGAAACGTATTGCTGTTTTAACTAGTGGTGGAGATGCCCCTGGTATGAATGCTGCCATCCGTGCAGTTGTTCGTCAAGCAATTTCAGAAGGAATGGAAGTCTTCGGTATCTATGATGGATATGCGGGAATGGTTGCTGGTAAAATTCAGCCCCTTGACGCCTCATCTGTTGGAGATATTATTTCCCGTGGTGGTACCTTCCTTCATTCAGCTCGTTACCCTGAATTCGCACAACGCGAAGGTCAATTAAAAGGGATCGAGCAATTGAAGAAACACGGGATAGAAGGTGTTGTCGTTATTGGTGGAGATGGTTCTTACCATGGTGCGATGCGCTTGACTGAGCTTGGATTCCCAGCTGTGGGTCTTCCTGGTACGATCGACAACGATATCGTCGGAACTGACTTTACAATTGGTTTTGATACGGCAGTCACAACTGCAATGGACGCGATCGATAAGATCCGTGATACTTCATCTAGTCACCACCGTACTTTCGTTATCGAAGTGATGGGACGTAACGCTGGAGATATCGCTCTTTGGGCAGGGATTGCATCTGGTGCAGATGAAATCATCATCCCTGAAGAAGGATTCAAGATCGAAGATGTTGTTGAGAGCATCAAAGAAGGTTACGCAAAAGGTCGTACCCACAACATCATCATCTTGGCTGAAGGCGTGATGTCTGCAGATGAATTTGGTAAAGCTTTGAAAGAAGCTGGTGATGAAAGTGACCTTCGTGTGACTGAGCTTGGCCACATCCAACGTGGTGGTTCACCTACTGCGCGTGACCGTGTTCTTGCTTCACGTATGGGAGCACACGCTGTTAAATTGTTGAAACAAGGAATCGGTGGTGTAGCCGTTGGTATCCGTAATGAAAAAATGGTTGAAAACCCAATCCTTGGTAAAGCAGAAGAAGGAGCCCTCTTTAGCTTGACAGAAGATGGTAAGATTGTGGTAAACAATCCACATAAAGCTGATCTTGGTCTTGCCGAGTTGAACCGTAGCTTGTCTTCAATCTAA
- the pyk gene encoding pyruvate kinase — protein MNKRVKIVATLGPAVEIRGGKKFGEDGYWAEKLDVEASAQNIAKLIEAGANTFRFNFSHGDHQEQGERMATVKRAEEIAGKKVGYLLDTKGPEIRTELFEGEAKEYSYKTGERIRVATKQGIKSTRDVIALNVAGALDIFDDVEVGHQVLVDDGKLGLRVVEKDAAKREFVVEVENDGIIAKQKGVNIPNTKIPFPALAERDNDDIRFGLEQGINFIAISFVRTAKDVQEVRAICEETGNSHVQLFAKIENQQGIENLDEIIEVTDGIMIARGDMGIEVPFEMVPVYQKMITSKVNAAGKVVITATNMLETMTEKPRATRSEVSDVFNAVIDGTDATMLSGESANGKYPLESVATMAKIDMNAQTLLKEYGRLNPASFERNSKTEVMASAVKDATNSMDIKLVVTLTKTGHTARLISKYRPDADILALTFDELTERGLMLNWGVIPMLTDAPSSTDDMFEIAERKAVEAGLVKSGDDIVIVAGVPVGEAVRTNTMRIRTVR, from the coding sequence ATGAACAAACGTGTAAAAATCGTTGCAACTTTAGGTCCTGCGGTAGAAATCCGTGGCGGTAAAAAATTCGGTGAAGATGGATACTGGGCTGAAAAACTTGACGTTGAAGCTTCAGCACAAAACATTGCTAAATTGATCGAAGCTGGCGCTAACACTTTCCGTTTCAACTTCTCACACGGTGACCACCAAGAACAAGGTGAACGTATGGCGACTGTTAAACGTGCAGAAGAAATCGCTGGTAAAAAAGTTGGTTACCTTCTTGATACAAAAGGTCCTGAAATCCGTACTGAATTGTTCGAAGGCGAAGCTAAAGAATATTCATACAAGACTGGTGAACGTATCCGCGTTGCTACAAAACAAGGCATCAAATCAACTCGTGATGTTATCGCATTGAACGTTGCTGGTGCGCTTGACATCTTTGATGATGTTGAAGTTGGTCACCAAGTATTGGTTGATGATGGTAAATTGGGTCTTCGCGTTGTAGAAAAAGACGCTGCAAAACGTGAATTTGTTGTTGAAGTTGAAAACGATGGTATCATCGCTAAACAAAAAGGTGTAAACATCCCTAACACTAAGATTCCTTTCCCCGCACTTGCTGAACGCGATAACGACGATATCCGCTTCGGTTTGGAACAAGGTATCAACTTCATCGCGATCTCATTCGTACGTACTGCAAAAGACGTTCAAGAAGTTCGTGCTATCTGTGAAGAAACTGGTAACAGCCACGTTCAATTGTTTGCGAAAATCGAAAACCAACAAGGTATCGAAAACTTGGATGAAATCATCGAAGTAACTGATGGTATCATGATCGCTCGTGGTGACATGGGTATCGAAGTACCATTCGAAATGGTTCCAGTTTACCAAAAAATGATTACTTCTAAAGTAAATGCTGCTGGTAAAGTTGTTATCACTGCAACAAACATGCTTGAAACAATGACTGAAAAACCACGTGCTACTCGTTCTGAAGTATCTGACGTCTTCAACGCTGTTATCGATGGTACTGATGCTACAATGCTTTCAGGTGAATCTGCAAACGGTAAATACCCACTTGAATCTGTAGCTACAATGGCGAAAATCGATATGAACGCTCAAACACTTTTGAAAGAATATGGTCGTTTGAACCCAGCTTCATTCGAACGTAACTCTAAGACAGAAGTTATGGCTTCAGCTGTTAAAGATGCTACAAACTCAATGGATATCAAATTGGTTGTAACATTGACTAAGACAGGTCACACTGCACGTTTGATCTCTAAATACCGTCCAGATGCTGATATCTTGGCATTGACATTTGACGAATTGACTGAACGTGGATTGATGTTGAACTGGGGTGTTATCCCAATGTTGACAGATGCTCCTTCATCAACTGACGATATGTTCGAAATTGCTGAACGTAAAGCAGTTGAAGCTGGTCTTGTTAAATCTGGTGATGATATCGTTATCGTTGCTGGTGTACCAGTTGGAGAAGCTGTTCGTACAAACACAATGCGTATCCGTACAGTACGTTAA
- the lepB gene encoding signal peptidase I → MPRRDLIRNVIIVGVLVLALILLRIFVFHPFSINDKMANASVKTGDLVVATRNAQVDRSDLVLYKVGGKEYLGRVIAKENDEVSYVDDVLYLNGQATPEPYLNKMLNKHLAAPTSNGYYTDDFFLSELKGTKAGRVPSDTYLVLNDNRGDTEDSREFGYIHKNQIEGVVNLRLYPLNKFGFIKVEE, encoded by the coding sequence ATGCCAAGGAGAGATTTAATTAGAAATGTCATCATTGTCGGTGTACTGGTTTTGGCACTGATTTTGCTTCGAATCTTTGTATTTCATCCATTTAGTATCAATGATAAGATGGCCAATGCTTCTGTGAAAACTGGAGATCTTGTGGTAGCGACTAGAAATGCTCAGGTAGATCGCAGTGATTTGGTCTTATACAAGGTCGGTGGAAAAGAATACCTTGGACGTGTCATTGCCAAAGAAAACGATGAAGTCAGCTACGTAGATGACGTCCTCTATTTGAATGGACAGGCAACACCAGAACCTTACCTGAACAAAATGCTCAACAAACATCTAGCTGCTCCTACGAGTAATGGGTATTATACGGATGATTTCTTCTTATCAGAGTTAAAAGGGACCAAGGCTGGTCGTGTACCATCGGATACTTATCTAGTCTTAAATGATAACCGTGGGGATACAGAAGATAGCCGTGAGTTTGGTTATATCCATAAAAATCAGATTGAAGGAGTCGTGAATCTGCGTCTCTATCCTCTCAATAAATTTGGTTTTATAAAAGTAGAAGAATAG
- a CDS encoding amino acid ABC transporter permease produces the protein MQYALEILPSLLKGASLTLQVFAFVLILSIPLGIVVAFLLQLRSKILHGLLTIYIWIMRGTPLLLQLIFIYYVLPSIGIRIDRLPAAITAFTLNYAAYFAEIFRGGIVAIPTGQYEAAKVLKLSSWQTIRYIILPQVVKIVLPSVFNEVMSLIKDTSLVYALGISDLILASRTAANRDASLAPMFLAGAIYLILIGIVTIIAKRVEKNFSYYK, from the coding sequence ATGCAGTATGCTTTGGAAATTTTACCAAGTTTGTTAAAGGGAGCAAGCCTCACCTTGCAAGTGTTTGCTTTCGTATTGATTTTATCGATTCCACTAGGAATCGTTGTTGCCTTTTTGCTTCAATTGCGCTCAAAGATCCTGCATGGACTCCTAACAATTTATATCTGGATCATGCGAGGAACTCCTCTTTTGCTTCAGTTGATCTTTATTTATTACGTCCTTCCAAGTATCGGGATTCGGATTGATCGGTTGCCTGCGGCTATTACAGCCTTCACCCTCAATTATGCAGCCTATTTTGCGGAAATCTTCCGTGGAGGAATTGTTGCCATTCCGACAGGTCAGTATGAGGCGGCCAAGGTCTTGAAATTGAGTTCATGGCAAACAATTCGCTATATCATTTTGCCTCAGGTGGTGAAGATCGTTCTTCCAAGTGTCTTCAATGAAGTCATGTCCTTGATTAAAGATACCTCCTTGGTCTATGCTCTGGGAATTAGTGATTTGATCCTGGCTAGTCGGACGGCAGCCAATCGTGATGCCAGTCTTGCACCCATGTTTTTGGCGGGAGCTATTTATTTAATCCTCATTGGGATCGTGACCATCATTGCTAAGCGAGTTGAAAAGAACTTTTCATATTATAAATAG
- a CDS encoding amino acid ABC transporter ATP-binding protein, translating into MLELKQISKRFGDKQILSDFNLLVPEKQIVAIVGPSGGGKTTLLRMLAGLETIDSGQIIYNGENLPLDALEKRNLLGFVFQDFQLFPHLSVMENLILSPIKTMNVTKGEASKKAMSLLERLGLEQHADAYPFSLSGGQKQRVALARAMMIDPEIIGYDEPTSALDPELRLEVEKLILQNRELGMTQIVVTHDIPFAEAIADVLLKVEPK; encoded by the coding sequence ATGTTAGAATTAAAACAAATTTCGAAACGGTTTGGGGATAAGCAGATCTTATCAGATTTCAATCTTCTCGTTCCTGAAAAACAAATCGTCGCCATTGTTGGTCCTTCTGGGGGAGGAAAGACCACCTTGCTTCGCATGCTAGCTGGTCTTGAAACCATTGATTCTGGTCAGATCATCTATAATGGTGAAAACTTGCCTCTGGATGCCTTAGAAAAACGAAATCTTCTCGGTTTTGTCTTTCAAGATTTTCAATTATTTCCACATTTATCGGTCATGGAAAACCTGATCTTGTCCCCTATCAAGACCATGAATGTGACTAAGGGAGAAGCGAGTAAAAAAGCCATGAGCTTACTGGAGCGCTTGGGGCTCGAACAACATGCGGATGCTTATCCATTCTCTCTATCTGGTGGTCAGAAGCAACGGGTGGCATTGGCTCGTGCTATGATGATCGATCCAGAAATTATTGGCTATGATGAGCCGACTTCGGCCTTGGATCCAGAATTGCGATTAGAAGTTGAGAAGTTAATCTTGCAAAACCGTGAACTGGGGATGACTCAGATCGTTGTTACCCATGATATTCCATTTGCAGAAGCAATTGCGGATGTTCTTCTCAAGGTTGAGCCTAAATAG
- a CDS encoding amino acid ABC transporter substrate-binding protein has protein sequence MKRVIPWLLGVLSLALLTACGQTVSDPKVDNWQKYQKEQSITIGFDNTFVPMGFEQKDGSYAGFDIDLANQVFESYGIHVNWQPIDWDMKETELKNGTIDAIWNGYSATDERRESVAFTKPYMKNEQVLVTKKASGIQSVDGMKEKRLGAQTGSSGYMDFEANPKILKNKVKNQKATQYQSFNEALIDLQNDRIDGLLIDRVYANYYLQTEGILKDYNVFPVGFETESFAVGVRKADKTLKKKIDEAFVKLYQKGQFQKISKKWFGTDVATDDIK, from the coding sequence ATGAAACGAGTAATACCATGGCTGCTAGGTGTCCTTAGTCTCGCTCTTCTGACTGCCTGTGGACAGACAGTGAGTGATCCTAAAGTGGACAACTGGCAAAAATACCAAAAAGAGCAGTCCATCACGATTGGTTTTGATAATACTTTCGTTCCCATGGGCTTTGAGCAAAAAGATGGGAGCTACGCTGGTTTTGATATTGATTTGGCTAATCAAGTCTTTGAATCTTATGGGATTCATGTCAACTGGCAACCCATTGATTGGGATATGAAAGAGACGGAACTGAAAAATGGTACCATTGATGCCATCTGGAATGGCTATTCGGCTACAGATGAACGTCGGGAGAGTGTTGCTTTTACCAAGCCCTATATGAAAAATGAACAAGTCTTGGTCACTAAGAAAGCCTCTGGGATCCAATCAGTCGATGGGATGAAAGAGAAGCGATTAGGTGCCCAGACTGGATCGTCTGGCTATATGGATTTTGAAGCCAATCCTAAAATCTTGAAAAATAAGGTTAAAAATCAAAAGGCTACCCAATACCAGAGTTTCAACGAGGCGCTGATCGATCTTCAGAATGATCGGATCGATGGGCTCCTAATCGACCGTGTCTATGCCAACTATTATTTGCAAACGGAAGGAATTTTAAAAGACTACAATGTCTTTCCTGTCGGTTTTGAAACTGAATCCTTTGCGGTAGGGGTGCGCAAGGCGGATAAAACCTTGAAGAAAAAAATTGATGAAGCCTTCGTAAAACTCTATCAAAAGGGCCAGTTCCAAAAGATCTCTAAGAAGTGGTTCGGAACGGATGTAGCAACAGACGATATCAAGTAA
- a CDS encoding cation diffusion facilitator family transporter produces MEKPYSNLKLAERGAIISILAYLLLSSAKLATGHLLHSSSLVADGFNNLSDIISNAALLIGIRLARQPADRDHKFGHWKIEDLASLVTSIIMFYVGFDVLRDTLQKIFSNETVSIDPLGAGVGVVSALVMLGVYFYNLRLAKRAKSKALKAAAKDNLSDVVTSLGTSIAIAASAFNYPIVDKIVAIIITFFILKTAYDIFMESSFSLSDGFDDSLLEDYEKAILKLPKIARVKYQRGRTYGSNIYLDVVLEMNPDLSVYESHAITEEVEDLLKEEFGVFDIDVHVEPSSIPEDELIENVEKKLLTYEKRLYAKQEFDTLLADNYTLIDDTGHEHNKAELIEALASDQVQFQNFELESISQKTKLIRYELDGQIHTSLWRRHETWQKIFHQITNKTD; encoded by the coding sequence TTGGAAAAACCATACAGTAACTTAAAACTGGCCGAACGTGGTGCCATCATCAGTATTTTAGCCTATTTACTACTTTCTTCAGCAAAATTAGCTACTGGCCATCTGCTTCACTCCTCTAGTTTGGTAGCCGATGGATTTAACAACTTATCAGATATTATCAGCAATGCTGCCCTGCTCATCGGGATTCGTCTCGCTCGCCAACCAGCTGACCGTGATCACAAGTTTGGTCACTGGAAAATTGAGGATCTAGCTAGTCTAGTCACCTCCATCATTATGTTTTATGTCGGTTTTGATGTCTTACGCGATACCCTCCAAAAGATCTTCAGCAATGAAACAGTTAGCATTGATCCACTCGGTGCTGGTGTCGGAGTGGTTTCAGCCCTTGTCATGCTAGGCGTTTATTTCTACAATCTTCGCTTAGCCAAACGAGCCAAATCCAAAGCCTTAAAAGCAGCCGCAAAAGACAATCTTTCAGACGTCGTCACTTCTCTTGGAACGTCGATCGCGATCGCTGCTAGTGCTTTTAACTATCCAATTGTCGATAAAATCGTAGCCATCATCATCACCTTCTTTATCCTCAAAACAGCCTACGATATTTTTATGGAATCTTCCTTTAGTCTTTCAGACGGCTTTGACGATAGTCTCCTCGAAGATTACGAAAAAGCAATTTTAAAACTCCCTAAGATTGCACGTGTGAAATACCAACGCGGACGGACCTACGGAAGCAATATCTATCTGGACGTTGTCTTGGAGATGAATCCCGATCTTTCCGTCTATGAAAGCCATGCGATCACAGAAGAAGTCGAGGATCTTCTGAAAGAAGAATTTGGAGTCTTTGACATTGACGTCCATGTGGAACCTAGCTCAATTCCTGAGGATGAGTTGATCGAAAACGTTGAAAAGAAACTCTTAACCTACGAAAAACGCCTCTATGCTAAGCAAGAATTTGATACACTGTTAGCAGATAATTATACCTTGATTGACGATACCGGTCACGAACACAACAAGGCAGAATTAATAGAGGCTCTCGCAAGTGACCAAGTTCAATTCCAAAACTTTGAACTAGAGTCCATCAGCCAAAAAACCAAACTCATACGTTATGAACTAGACGGTCAAATCCATACCAGTCTCTGGCGTCGCCACGAAACTTGGCAAAAGATTTTCCATCAAATTACTAATAAAACAGATTAA